The genomic region TGCGATTCGGTGACCGGTTGTTCAGACCCGCCTGAAGCAAGCCAGTTTTGGGTGAAGCGTTTTTTAATGATGCCCCAGCGTTTGGAGTAATCGCCGTCATCCTGCGGCATCGTCCAGATGGCGTGAACATGATCGGGCAACATCACCAACGCATCGACACGAAAAGGAAGATATTGACGGCAATGCCGGATTGCCTCGCGCAAACAATCCCTCGCCTGGTCGTTCGCCAGAATACCCGCCCGCCGTTCCGTTACTACGGTAAAGAAAAACGATCCACCCGGAACGTAACAGCGGCGATAATCAGCCAAGACAGGCTCCGAGAATGCAATTCATTTCAAAATCCGCCGGTAGGGTACGCATTGCGT from Methylosarcina fibrata AML-C10 harbors:
- a CDS encoding REP-associated tyrosine transposase, producing MADYRRCYVPGGSFFFTVVTERRAGILANDQARDCLREAIRHCRQYLPFRVDALVMLPDHVHAIWTMPQDDGDYSKRWGIIKKRFTQNWLASGGSEQPVTESQLRYRRRGIWQRRFWEHALRDERDYQNHFDYLHFNPVKHGLVNNVSDWPYSSFHHWVKQGVYAMHWGSGIEDRIHLDDIRNTGE